One window of the Nitrospirota bacterium genome contains the following:
- a CDS encoding PIN domain-containing protein, with product MKESYTLDTSAIMAYFLGEKGKEEISLILSKAKKQEITVYVSFMSYMEILYRTWKLSNEEKGKKAYIMLRNLPVKEVTQDEDLLLRAAAIKATNSLSVADAWIAATAQKTGTTLVHKDPEMDILKGIKLKKI from the coding sequence ATGAAAGAATCATATACCTTAGACACCTCAGCAATTATGGCTTATTTTTTAGGAGAAAAAGGTAAAGAGGAGATATCGCTTATTCTTTCTAAGGCTAAAAAACAAGAGATAACAGTTTATGTCTCTTTTATGAGTTATATGGAAATCCTTTACAGAACATGGAAACTTTCCAATGAAGAAAAAGGGAAAAAAGCTTATATAATGCTAAGGAATCTGCCGGTTAAGGAAGTTACTCAGGATGAAGACTTACTTTTAAGAGCCGCTGCCATAAAGGCAACCAATTCTCTTTCTGTAGCTGATGCATGGATTGCAGCCACAGCCCAAAAAACAGGAACTACGCTTGTTCATAAAGACCCCGAGATGGATATTCTTAAGGGAATAAAACTAAAAAAAATATAG
- a CDS encoding AbrB/MazE/SpoVT family DNA-binding domain-containing protein, protein MRTTLTERGQTVVPAKIRKKFHLNADSKIEWVVEGNVIKVIPIPKDTVKAFEGALKGSLEFKKFIEDRQKERKEESKKG, encoded by the coding sequence ATGCGAACCACCTTAACTGAAAGAGGGCAGACGGTTGTACCGGCTAAAATAAGAAAAAAATTTCATCTAAATGCCGACTCTAAAATCGAATGGGTAGTAGAGGGTAATGTAATTAAAGTAATTCCTATACCAAAAGATACTGTTAAGGCATTTGAAGGTGCTTTGAAGGGAAGCCTTGAGTTCAAAAAGTTTATCGAGGACAGACAAAAAGAAAGGAAAGAGGAATCTAAGAAGGGATAA